The proteins below come from a single Stutzerimonas stutzeri RCH2 genomic window:
- a CDS encoding LysR family transcriptional regulator produces MLNPVWLKSLVAIVQTGSFQSAARALGLAQPTVSQHLQKLEEQVGVTLVQRSRSGCQPTTRALAFMPHATALLDMHARALEALHGNRERVGASSNIGTYLLQPFVRNYLTTANERGEVDLRIAANPDVADQLLAGQLDAAIMEWWLPHPDFEHRLWRVEPLVLIVSPDHALVEAGCIERDRLVDLPMLGGEPGSGTGRLLTEYFGELGVPRSGMQLGSTEAVKQAVRAGLGVSLVMASAVQDEVRSGALVALPIPGLEKRLQLIWRKPPGNLHPPGFVRHLLEEADLAG; encoded by the coding sequence ATGTTGAATCCGGTCTGGCTGAAGAGCCTGGTAGCGATCGTTCAAACAGGCAGTTTTCAGAGCGCGGCGAGGGCGTTGGGGCTGGCCCAGCCGACGGTGTCGCAGCACTTGCAGAAGCTTGAAGAGCAGGTCGGCGTAACGCTGGTGCAGCGCAGTCGTAGCGGCTGCCAGCCTACCACACGGGCGCTGGCCTTCATGCCGCATGCGACCGCCTTGCTCGACATGCACGCCCGGGCGCTAGAAGCCCTGCATGGCAATCGTGAGCGCGTCGGGGCCAGCTCCAACATCGGCACCTACCTTCTCCAGCCATTCGTGCGCAACTATCTGACGACCGCAAATGAGAGGGGCGAGGTGGATCTGCGCATCGCCGCCAACCCGGATGTGGCCGACCAGCTACTGGCGGGCCAGCTCGACGCCGCGATCATGGAATGGTGGCTACCTCACCCCGACTTCGAACACCGCCTCTGGCGGGTCGAGCCGCTGGTGCTTATCGTCAGCCCCGACCATGCGCTGGTTGAAGCAGGGTGCATAGAACGTGATCGTCTGGTGGACCTGCCGATGCTGGGAGGTGAACCGGGTAGCGGTACCGGACGGCTTCTGACCGAATACTTTGGCGAACTGGGCGTGCCTCGCAGCGGTATGCAGCTAGGCAGCACCGAGGCAGTCAAACAAGCAGTGAGGGCGGGACTCGGCGTGTCGTTGGTGATGGCTTCCGCAGTACAAGACGAAGTTCGCAGTGGCGCGCTGGTAGCTCTTCCCATCCCGGGGCTTGAAAAGCGTCTCCAACTGATCTGGCGCAAACCTCCCGGAAATCTGCACCCGCCGGGATTTGTGCGGCACTTATTGGAGGAGGCAGATCTAGCTGGATAA
- a CDS encoding helix-turn-helix domain-containing protein, which yields MEVRNSFSKALRLVRHSQGLTQEDFSMVSSRTYVSMLERAATSPTLEKLDDLCKVLDVHPVTLLAITYLLGAEAPADRELLLKRVGDELQSLLAEPAS from the coding sequence ATGGAAGTCCGGAATTCGTTTAGTAAAGCGTTGAGGTTGGTGCGTCACAGCCAGGGGCTTACCCAGGAAGACTTCTCAATGGTTAGCAGCCGCACCTACGTCAGCATGCTGGAGCGGGCGGCTACCAGTCCTACGCTCGAAAAGCTTGATGATCTCTGCAAGGTGCTCGATGTCCACCCGGTCACCCTCCTGGCCATCACCTATTTGCTCGGAGCAGAGGCCCCCGCTGACCGTGAGTTACTGCTAAAGAGAGTTGGAGATGAGTTACAGAGCCTGCTCGCTGAGCCTGCATCATAG
- a CDS encoding DUF6088 family protein produces the protein MSVAEAISNRIKRMQKGKPFPRSLFAEAGSRAAVDKAFSRLVQSGHLERVARGIYMRPKFSRYTGRRLIPSPLAIMSILTKANGETIQIHGAEAVRRLGLSTQMQVVPTFYTSGATRKIKVGNAVVRLQHVSSHRLQHAGTMVGMALTALYYLGKDGLSSQTLSKITCALSPVELATLRACMMPKWMQEVLSNANYEPASLNKAPERA, from the coding sequence ATGTCCGTCGCAGAAGCAATCTCGAACCGAATTAAGCGAATGCAGAAGGGGAAGCCCTTTCCTCGCTCGCTATTCGCAGAGGCTGGCTCTCGTGCTGCCGTCGATAAGGCATTCTCCAGGCTAGTGCAATCAGGTCATCTTGAGCGCGTCGCTCGCGGCATTTACATGCGACCAAAATTTAGCCGCTACACCGGTCGCCGGCTCATACCTAGCCCGCTAGCCATCATGAGCATTCTCACTAAAGCAAATGGCGAGACGATTCAGATACATGGTGCGGAAGCTGTGCGCAGGCTGGGACTTAGTACTCAGATGCAGGTAGTACCGACTTTCTACACAAGCGGAGCAACCCGCAAAATCAAGGTTGGTAATGCGGTGGTTCGCCTACAGCATGTGTCCAGTCATCGCTTGCAGCACGCTGGCACTATGGTGGGCATGGCACTGACCGCACTTTATTACCTCGGCAAAGATGGGCTGTCTTCGCAGACGCTTTCCAAAATTACCTGCGCCCTCAGCCCTGTCGAACTGGCAACCCTTAGAGCATGCATGATGCCGAAATGGATGCAGGAGGTATTATCTAATGCCAACTATGAACCTGCCTCACTGAACAAGGCGCCTGAGCGAGCTTAG